A genome region from Solanum pennellii chromosome 12, SPENNV200 includes the following:
- the LOC107006214 gene encoding uncharacterized protein LOC107006214 has translation MNTTSNTRKKGETSENASNGSKVEKAQQASGKGSILDNFDIAKVSNAGFKLEYVAPEVYDESPVCEIDFEDINTELAYWKNAIVCYILGSYLLITIMNGYVRRIRGNHEVDKVSMLKNRIVLVHFDTIEGKNVVLQGGIYHFDSKPVIVKAWNPDMEFSKEVLSTFPIWVKLPGLEFKYWSLKGLSKIGSLIGKPLMVYNHTENKMRLSFARLPIEVKMDTTLPEKVYFENEKGLLMDQRGTMTEIADFKHCIENSGLMEMSKTGNSWTWRVGHGDDRIMSKIDWVFVNAD, from the exons ATGAATACGACTAGCAACACAAGGAAGAAGGGGGAAACATCGGAAAATGCATCAAACGGGAGCAAAGTTGAGAAAGCACAGCAAGCTAGTGGGAAA GGTTCTATCTTGGACAATTTTGACATAGCCAAGGTATCGAATGCTGGGTTTAAATTGGAGTATGTTGCACCTGAAGTGTATGATGAATCGCCTGTATGTGAAATAGATTTTGAAGATATAAATACAGAATTAGCGTATTGGAAGAATGCGATTGTATGCTATATCTTAGGATCGTACCTACTGATTACCATTATGAATGGCTATGTGCGCAGAATACGGGGTAACCATGAGGTTGATAAGGTCTCTATGCTGAAAAATAGAATTGTATTGGTGCACTTTGACACCATCGAGGGGAAGAATGTGGTGCTGCAAGGGGGAATCTACCATTTCGATAGCAAACCAGTTATTGTCAAAGCTTGGAATCCAGACATGGAATTTTCTAAAGAGGTACTGAGCACGTTTCCAATATGGGTCAAACTTCCCGGTTTGGAATTCAAATACTGGAGTCTGAAAGGCTTAAGTAAGATTGGTAGCTTAATTGGTAAGCCATTAATGGTGTATAATCACACAGAAAATAAAATGCGATTGAGTTTTGCTAGATTGCCTATTGAGGTGAAAATGGACACTACACTTCCAGAAAAGGTGTATTTTGAGAATGAGAAAGGACTGCTAATGGATCAAAGA GGGACTATGACAGAGATAGCAGATTTCAAGCATTGTATTGAAAATAGTGGACTAATGGAGATGTCGAAAACGGGAAACAGTTGGACATGGAGGGTTGGACATGGAGACGATAGAATAATGTCAAAAATTGATTGGGTATTCGTCAATGCTGATTGA